The following coding sequences are from one Triticum aestivum cultivar Chinese Spring chromosome 5A, IWGSC CS RefSeq v2.1, whole genome shotgun sequence window:
- the LOC123107518 gene encoding putative HVA22-like protein g codes for MALSLITRLLTLALGYAYPAYACYKMLEVHPPQIEQLLFWCQYWILVATLTVVERFADWIVSWLPMYGEVKLLLVLYLWHPGTRGAGHVYDGLLRPLVARHEHDIDRGLLELRARARDMTASQLKVAVAVGQAWLVEAARCVSSQLQAARSDRAGAAH; via the exons ATGGCGTTATCACTCATCACCAGATTGCTAAC CCTGGCTCTGGGTTACGCGTACCCGGCGTACGCTTGCTACAAGATGCTGGAAGTGCACCCTCCGCAGATCGAGCAATTGCTTTTCTGGTGCCAGTACTG GATTCTCGTGGCGACGCTGACAGTCGTCGAGAGGTTCGCGGACTGGATAGTGTCATGGCTGCCAATGTACGGCGAGGTGAAGCTGCTGCTCGTCCTCTACCTCTGGCACCCCGGCACACGG GGTGCGGGGCACGTGTACGATGGCCTCCTCCGTCCGCTGGTGGCGAGGCACGAGCACGACATCGACCGGGGCCTGCTGGAGCTGAGGGCCAGGGCGAGGGACATGACGGCGTCGCAACTCAAGGTGGCGGTTGCCGTCGGACAGGCGTGGCTCGTCGAGGCTGCCCGGTGTGTTTCGTCGCAGCTGCAGGCCGCGAGATCAGACCGGGCAGGCGCTGCTCATTGA